The genomic stretch CGGCGCTCGACGCCACAGAGCTGGAGTTGCCCTCCGTCCCCTGGGATACCTCGCCCTCGGTCGATCCAGAGCCGGCCCGCAACCCGTCCTACGGTTCGGGCGAAGTTGCTCCCGGCCTGCTCCTGGCAACCGGTGAGATGACCCGCGATGCGGTGGACCTCGCCGTTGCCGGGCGCGGCCTGGACGTCGCCTTCGCCCGCACCTACCGCAGTCGCTCCGTCGGCTCCGGCCCTCTCAGCCCGGGTAGGGATCTCGGCTACCGGGTCCGCCTGCGGGCGCTGCCCACGGGCGATGTGGAACTGCGGGACGGCCGCGGCCGGGTGGAGACCTTCGAGCTGAAAGCCAACGGCGGCTACCGCTCACCGATCCGGCGGACGTTGACTGGCTGACCTTGGCCTACTCGGATGCCGATAGCGACGGCCGCTCGGACGAGAGGACCGGCCAGAGCTGGGGCGGGGATCCTCTCTCCATTGCCTACGACACCGCCACCCGTACTGCCACCGTCACGGACCGGCGCGGCGAATCCTGGACCACCGTCCACGACGCCGCCGGCCACGCCACCCGCCGCACCGATCCCTCCGGAGCGTCCTGGGACACCACCTACGACGACGAGAGCTTGATCACCGAGGAGCGCTCGCCCCTCGGGCGAGTGGTCGCCACGACCTTCGACACAACCGGCGACCGCCGGGGCCGGGGCGACGCCCTCACCGTCATCGTGACGGCGGACAGCCGCGGCGCCAACGGTTCATCACCCTCCCAGAGCACCCAGTACGAGTACCACTCGCGCACCCATCGGCCGGTCCGCATCACGGACCCGCGCGGCACGGTCACGGAGATCGAGCGTGCCGCCTCCGGCCGGCCGGAGCGGATCACCCGCGCCGCGGGCCTGCCTGAGCAGGCGATCATCCAGATCACCTGGGACGACTTCGGGCGTCAGTGAGCCGCACCTACGACTCTCTGTCGCGTCTTACCGCCGACGGTGGCTG from Acidobacteriota bacterium encodes the following:
- a CDS encoding DUF6531 domain-containing protein — translated: MPADAVEILSGFTLAVRFPESTRQALADIYPSAALDATELELPSVPWDTSPSVDPEPARNPSYGSGEVAPGLLLATGEMTRDAVDLAVAGRGLDVAFARTYRSRSVGSGPLSPGRDLGYRVRLRALPTGDVELRDGRGRVETFELKANGGYRSPIRRTLTG